CATCGCACGGGCCGAACGATTACGTGGGGCCAACATTTTTTTAGGAGGCGCGTTTGGAAGCACTGCCACTGGTACTTGTAATGTGATGACAGCTGCTGCTTTAGCAGAAGGGGTTACTACGATCGAATCGGCGGCTTGTGAGCCGGAAGTCGTAGATGTTGGAAATTTTCTCAACGCTGCGGGAGCAAAGATTGAAGGCTTAGGTACTCCATTTTTGCGAATTGAAGGAGTAGAAGCACTACAAGCAGTCGAGCATGAAGTGATACCTGACCGCATTGAAGTCGCCACGTTGATGATTGCAGCAGCAATGACGCGAGGTGAAGTTCGATTGGATGGAGTTCGTCCTGACCATGTAACAGCTGTCATTGAAAAGCTAAGGGATGTGGGGGTCACAGTCGTATTGGAATCTCCGGATCAGCCTGGCAGAGTTCAATCGGTTCTCACAAAGGTAGCGGGAAAGCTTAAATCGGTCGATTGTATTGCTTTACCTTATCCTGGAATTCCCACTGATGTTCAAGCACAACTAATGTCATTACTTTCCGGTATCTCAGGGATCAGTATTGTGACCGATAAGGTATTTCCCGACCGATTCATGCATGCTTCAGAACTAGCTCGTATGGGGGCTAAGATCCGTCGTGAATCTGCCAGTGCCATTCTCAATGGCGTTTCCAGACTCAGTGGTGCTTGTGTAATGGCTTCGGACTTAAGAGCCAGTGCTGCGTTGGTTTTGGCGGGTTTGGCAGCGGAAGGAGAGACTGTGATTCGTCGAATCTATCATCTTGATCGTGGGTACGAACGTTTGGAAGAGAAACTCATCGCATTAGGAGCCAATGTCCAAAGAGTGCGCGATGAACCAAAAAATATGCCGGAAAGTTTGAAGCTTACCGATAATGAGAGCCGACCCAGTCACTCGGAGTTACTGGATGCATTAACTGGCCCCCACTGGAATCAAAACCAGAGCGACCAACGTGCTCACCAATCAAAGAAGTCGAACATGAGATAAGATTGCGAATCTCAACGAGCTGATTTGGTATTAAAGAGTCGTATCACAGGTTATTTATCTTTTTGCGAATTTTTGTCAAAGTCCAGACAAAGTACATGTGATTCACTCCGAAGATAGAGTTTTTTGTGAGCTAGAACCGGTGCTGTCCAGGATGGATATTTGATTTGTGGAAATGAAGTACGACAAACCTCATGAAATTGGTCTGGATCGACCTTCACAATCGCGAGAGTTCCACGTTCCCCTAATACGATGAATTTATTATCTGCTAGAACTGCAGAACCACGTCCGTAAAAAGGCCAGGGCGCTGGTTTACCGGAATTAATCCATTGGAACTGCCCTGTTAGTTGATTGCGTTTTACTTTTCCGATCACAGGTGCAGTCCCATCAGTCTCCCACATGACTTTTCCATCCGACAATCGCACACAGCGCATTGTAGCACCTCGTTCATGCCGACCACTGAAGCCGTAGAGATAACCTTTGTGATGAATGGTCGTTGACCAGTGAGTCATCATGTTGGTGGGGTTACGCCAAAGCTCTTTGTAGCTTTTCCCTTCCGGGTTTACCTGCAGTAGCGCAGACCCAACTTCATATGCGGCAGACAAAAAGATCTTGTCATCCACAACCACTGGACGGGCCGCATTTACGGAATCATTAATCATGGAACGAAACCAATACTTGAAATTGACGGAACCATCTTTAGGATCCAATGAAACAAGTCCCTGACGCATAAGGCACAGCAAATGACGTTTTCCATGTATCGTAACAGCGAGGGGAGACGAATAGCTGGAAAGTTTTATATTTGCACCGCGCCATTGATAAACGGGCATACGTTCCCAACCTGTTGATGTTCCGTCCCAGACTTTTTTTCCCACGTTTTCCCAAAGCGTTTTCCCAGTTAATGCATCGAACGAGACCATCCCGGAGTTTGGTTTGCCACCTACCATGACAATCAATTGATTTCCTTCCAGTATGGGAGTGGAACCGACTCCAAAAAATCCGGGAGGAACGTCAAACTCTTTGAGACAATCGCGATGCCAGACGAGTTTTCCATCTTTGAGATTTAGGCAATACAGTTTGCCTTGAGCACCAAATGTATAACAGTATTTGGGAGTCAAAAGTGGAGAGCAACGTGGGCCATTGTTATATCCATAGGGGTCGCGAAAATCAGAGTCATATTCATACTTCCATAAGAGTTTACCAGTATCTGCTGTCAGGCATTCGATGACTTCTTTACTTTTTCGATTGGCGTCTGGTCGGTGATGAATGATTAATTGATTACCCAGAATTGAGGGTGCACTATAGCCAGTACCTATCTTTTTTTCCCACAACAGTGCGGGACCTTCTTCTGGAAACTCGTCAATTAAATTGGTTTCCGCAGAAATCCCGGTTTGTAACGGTCCAAGAAAGTAAGGCCAGTCATCTGGTTTGACAGCGATCGATTGTGCGTTGATGCTCGAATCCTGTGTACCATTCTGAGGAGTTGGTAACGGAGTAATCAGCAGCACACAACTTGTGAAAATCAGTGCGGACAAGCATTTCATGTAACGGCGAGAGTTGCCTGTGTCTTTCATAAGGATTAACCATTCAAGGGAAGATGATCAGGGGAGCTCGTATACTTTATAGGTTTGATTTTGATAAATGGGTTTGAGTGTTGTAAAGGGACCAAGTCGTTTTACCAGGAGATGCGTGATTTTTGTCTCGTTATTGAGGACACGAATCGCATTCTCGTCAAAACCGTTATTATAATAGTTCTGGCCCCATTTTCGAAGGTATTTTAGTCGTCGATTCCATTCAATGAGGCCGGCTGCGTCTTGTGGACAGTCTTTAATAGTGACGTATTCCGGTCGTTGTGCATACCACTTGAAGTCAGACTGGTGGGTGGGGGTCAGAAAAAGTGCGGTTTCAGGAGTATGGTTTTTGATCCAGCGGCAAGCGTCAATCCAGTCAGTGCGCTGAGCTGGTGGCATCTTATGAATCGGAGGAAAGGTCCAGGCAGAATAAATCGCTGATATGAAGATGCAGAAACTGAACAAGGGGATCATTTGTTTGAGAGATGTTTTTTTGATTAGAAGTAATTTTAAATCTGTGTTTTCGTTTTGAAAAATCCAGTATTGAAAAGCATTGACTATCGAAATTGTGACAGCGATAGGGAGTAAGGCATCAAATAGACGAAACGGATAAAATTTTAACAGTGACATGC
The Gimesia aquarii DNA segment above includes these coding regions:
- a CDS encoding PQQ-binding-like beta-propeller repeat protein; the encoded protein is MKDTGNSRRYMKCLSALIFTSCVLLITPLPTPQNGTQDSSINAQSIAVKPDDWPYFLGPLQTGISAETNLIDEFPEEGPALLWEKKIGTGYSAPSILGNQLIIHHRPDANRKSKEVIECLTADTGKLLWKYEYDSDFRDPYGYNNGPRCSPLLTPKYCYTFGAQGKLYCLNLKDGKLVWHRDCLKEFDVPPGFFGVGSTPILEGNQLIVMVGGKPNSGMVSFDALTGKTLWENVGKKVWDGTSTGWERMPVYQWRGANIKLSSYSSPLAVTIHGKRHLLCLMRQGLVSLDPKDGSVNFKYWFRSMINDSVNAARPVVVDDKIFLSAAYEVGSALLQVNPEGKSYKELWRNPTNMMTHWSTTIHHKGYLYGFSGRHERGATMRCVRLSDGKVMWETDGTAPVIGKVKRNQLTGQFQWINSGKPAPWPFYGRGSAVLADNKFIVLGERGTLAIVKVDPDQFHEVCRTSFPQIKYPSWTAPVLAHKKLYLRSESHVLCLDFDKNSQKDK
- the murA gene encoding UDP-N-acetylglucosamine 1-carboxyvinyltransferase, which produces MDMFIVRGGERLSGCVSVSGAKNSALPLMAAALACEGETILHSIPNLVDVSTQAQVLSSLGMQVDRDDSGALRLKTIDETACIADYELVRRMRASVCVLGPLLAKRGMACVSLPGGCNIGDRPIDLHLKGLSALGAQIRVERGYVIARAERLRGANIFLGGAFGSTATGTCNVMTAAALAEGVTTIESAACEPEVVDVGNFLNAAGAKIEGLGTPFLRIEGVEALQAVEHEVIPDRIEVATLMIAAAMTRGEVRLDGVRPDHVTAVIEKLRDVGVTVVLESPDQPGRVQSVLTKVAGKLKSVDCIALPYPGIPTDVQAQLMSLLSGISGISIVTDKVFPDRFMHASELARMGAKIRRESASAILNGVSRLSGACVMASDLRASAALVLAGLAAEGETVIRRIYHLDRGYERLEEKLIALGANVQRVRDEPKNMPESLKLTDNESRPSHSELLDALTGPHWNQNQSDQRAHQSKKSNMR